One genomic segment of Chelonia mydas isolate rCheMyd1 chromosome 1, rCheMyd1.pri.v2, whole genome shotgun sequence includes these proteins:
- the TNFRSF1A gene encoding tumor necrosis factor receptor superfamily member 1A isoform X8: MSPPSSAPPFSCCFLTLCWQEVAELISFSLCSVSWCSIWIDLGGLLWRRGSYHGDVGDHRTMAHPEPSPALVATLILTLAWVWAEECLGVAPNPDTLQIHGISLGRKKRELKCQVGEYLHSNRTHCCMRCHAGTYLAEDCQSNSLATRCTQCPKGTFTATDNILRKCISCRRCRSEFQQITLSECSEKKDTVCGCLPNQFQKTDSILFKCLNCSLCHNGTIRQKCTKNSDTICVCHAGYFLHKNSCNPCNSCNEEECKKVCDAVPRPSTSPSVQGNYWGHTILLVGLVVVLAASLGLLFAVKLIKQYRQKLTTAIFYSCVSTQQPKREPVSEVSKVVMNERKASTFAPVPPQIEKMWTANAVPRSMVAQELPDCVRPAGKTQLPDNPVVLYTVADHVLLSRWKEFVRRLGLSDYEIERIELEQRRVRDAQYEMLRQWRLQMGQGATVERISYVLNQMELSGCSEAIQEALSRQP, from the exons ATGTCGCCTCCCTCGTCTGCCCCCCCCTTTTCCTGTTGCTTTCTCACCCTTTGCTGGCAGGAAGTTGCAGAACTTATTAGTTTCAGTTTGTGTTCGGTCTCTTGGTGCTCGATCTGGATTGACCTTGGGGGGCTTCTCTGGAGGCGGGGGTCCTATCATGGGGACGTAGGAGACCACAGAACCATGGCCCATCCGGAGCCTTCCCCTGCCTTGGTGGCTACG CTCATTCTAACTCTGGCCTGGGTGTGGGCTGAGGAATGCTTGGGAGTAGCCCCAAACCCAGATACCCTACAAATCCATGGCATATCCCTGGGGAGAAAGAAGAGGGAGCTAAAGTGTCAGGTGGGAGAGTACCTACACTCCAACAGGACCCACTGCTGCATGAGATGCCACGCAG GGACCTACTTGGCAGAAGACTGTCAGTCAAACAGTCTTGCGACCCGCTGCACGCAATGTCCTAAGGGCACGTTCACGGCTACGGATAACATTTTGAGGAAATGCATTAGTTGCCGGCGGTGCCGTTCAG aattccagCAGATAACACTGTCTGAGTGTAGTGAAAAGAAGGATACTGTCTGTGGCTGTCTGCCCAACCAATTTCAGAAAACAGACAGTATTTTATTCAAATGTCTGAACTGCAGCCTATGCCACAACGGGACCATCCGGCAAAAAT GTACAAAGAACAGTGACACGATCTGTGTCTGTCATGCTGGATACTTCCTGCACAAAAATAGCTGCAACCCTTGCAACAG CTGTAATGAAGAAGAATGTAAGAAGGTCTGTGACGCAGTGCCAAGGCCATCAACTTCCCCCTCGGTGCAGGGTAACTACTGGG GTCATACCATCTTACTCGTTGGCCTCGTCGTCGTGCTTGCAGCTAGCCTTGGACTGCTCTTTGCAGTTAAATTGATCAAGCAATACCGTCAAAAATTGACAACCGCTATTTTTTACTCCTGTG tttCTACGCAGCAGCCAAAGAGGGAGCCGGTATCTGAAGTAAGCAAG GTTGTGATGAACGAGAGGAAAGCTTCCACCTTTGCTCCGGTACCACCCCAGATAGAAAAAATGTGGACAGCCAATGCTGTGCCAAGGTCAATGGTTGCACAAGAGCTACCAGACTGTGTCAGACCTGCTGGAAAGACTCAACTCCCAGACA ACCCTGTTGTTCTCTATACTGTGGCGGACCACGTGCTGCTGTCTCGGTGGAAGGAGTTTGTGCGACGCCTGGGGCTGAGTGACTATGAGATTGAGCGAATCGAGCTGGAGCAGCGGCGCGTGCGGGATGCCCAGTATGAGATGCTGAGACAATGGAGGCTGCAGATGGGCCAGGGTGCCACAGTGGAGCGCATCAGCTATGTCCTCAACCAGATGGAGCTGAGTGGTTGCAGCGAGGCTATCCAGGAGGCATTGTCCAGGCAGCCCTAA
- the TNFRSF1A gene encoding tumor necrosis factor receptor superfamily member 1A isoform X6, which translates to MSPPSSAPPFSCCFLTLCWQEVAELISFSLCSVSWCSIWIDLGGLLWRRGSYHGDVGDHRTMAHPEPSPALVATLILTLAWVWAEECLGVAPNPDTLQIHGISLGRKKRELKCQVGEYLHSNRTHCCMRCHAGTYLAEDCQSNSLATRCTQCPKGTFTATDNILRKCISCRRCRSEFQQITLSECSEKKDTVCGCLPNQFQKTDSILFKCLNCSLCHNGTIRQKCTKNSDTICVCHAGYFLHKNSCNPCNSCNEEECKKVCDAVPRPSTSPSVQGHTILLVGLVVVLAASLGLLFAVKLIKQYRQKLTTAIFYSCVSTQQPKREPVSEVVMNERKASTFAPVPPQIEKMWTANAVPRSMVAQELPDCVRPAGKTQLPDNPVVLYTVADHVLLSRWKEFVRRLGLSDYEIERIELEQRRVRDAQYEMLRQWRLQMGQGATVERISYVLNQMELSGCSEAIQEALSRQP; encoded by the exons ATGTCGCCTCCCTCGTCTGCCCCCCCCTTTTCCTGTTGCTTTCTCACCCTTTGCTGGCAGGAAGTTGCAGAACTTATTAGTTTCAGTTTGTGTTCGGTCTCTTGGTGCTCGATCTGGATTGACCTTGGGGGGCTTCTCTGGAGGCGGGGGTCCTATCATGGGGACGTAGGAGACCACAGAACCATGGCCCATCCGGAGCCTTCCCCTGCCTTGGTGGCTACG CTCATTCTAACTCTGGCCTGGGTGTGGGCTGAGGAATGCTTGGGAGTAGCCCCAAACCCAGATACCCTACAAATCCATGGCATATCCCTGGGGAGAAAGAAGAGGGAGCTAAAGTGTCAGGTGGGAGAGTACCTACACTCCAACAGGACCCACTGCTGCATGAGATGCCACGCAG GGACCTACTTGGCAGAAGACTGTCAGTCAAACAGTCTTGCGACCCGCTGCACGCAATGTCCTAAGGGCACGTTCACGGCTACGGATAACATTTTGAGGAAATGCATTAGTTGCCGGCGGTGCCGTTCAG aattccagCAGATAACACTGTCTGAGTGTAGTGAAAAGAAGGATACTGTCTGTGGCTGTCTGCCCAACCAATTTCAGAAAACAGACAGTATTTTATTCAAATGTCTGAACTGCAGCCTATGCCACAACGGGACCATCCGGCAAAAAT GTACAAAGAACAGTGACACGATCTGTGTCTGTCATGCTGGATACTTCCTGCACAAAAATAGCTGCAACCCTTGCAACAG CTGTAATGAAGAAGAATGTAAGAAGGTCTGTGACGCAGTGCCAAGGCCATCAACTTCCCCCTCGGTGCAGG GTCATACCATCTTACTCGTTGGCCTCGTCGTCGTGCTTGCAGCTAGCCTTGGACTGCTCTTTGCAGTTAAATTGATCAAGCAATACCGTCAAAAATTGACAACCGCTATTTTTTACTCCTGTG tttCTACGCAGCAGCCAAAGAGGGAGCCGGTATCTGAA GTTGTGATGAACGAGAGGAAAGCTTCCACCTTTGCTCCGGTACCACCCCAGATAGAAAAAATGTGGACAGCCAATGCTGTGCCAAGGTCAATGGTTGCACAAGAGCTACCAGACTGTGTCAGACCTGCTGGAAAGACTCAACTCCCAGACA ACCCTGTTGTTCTCTATACTGTGGCGGACCACGTGCTGCTGTCTCGGTGGAAGGAGTTTGTGCGACGCCTGGGGCTGAGTGACTATGAGATTGAGCGAATCGAGCTGGAGCAGCGGCGCGTGCGGGATGCCCAGTATGAGATGCTGAGACAATGGAGGCTGCAGATGGGCCAGGGTGCCACAGTGGAGCGCATCAGCTATGTCCTCAACCAGATGGAGCTGAGTGGTTGCAGCGAGGCTATCCAGGAGGCATTGTCCAGGCAGCCCTAA